In Nicotiana tabacum cultivar K326 chromosome 19, ASM71507v2, whole genome shotgun sequence, one DNA window encodes the following:
- the LOC107827142 gene encoding uncharacterized protein LOC107827142 → MTIEEVAREYVYRSIAKKWAASRKKLWHEFKDPLKIKDEIMDNVQVGITQGQWTSFVNYHYKEETQNMCKRNAENRKKQTVPHTGGSKPDSRRTEMMAETGRNPGRAQFYLATHTKNDGSYVNDEIILITLTLYWLRLPYDKHENIWHAQPMACAETIELAVSESTVDESGISPNDVVGKVLGKEHSERVRCLELGATSSNTFRETNLRLGNIRIPSDAASRLVSPTDARRSSGASNPSDSH, encoded by the exons ATGACCATTGAGGAAGTTGCACGAGAATATGTTTATCGCTCTATTGCAAAGAAGTGGGCTGCAAGTAGGAAAAAGTTGTGGCatgagtttaaagacccacttAAAATCAAAGATGAGATTATGGATAATGTTCAGGTAGGTATTACTCAGGGTCAATGGACTTCCTTTGTGAACTACCATTATAAAGAAGAAACTCAG AACATGTGTAAAAGAAATGCTGAAAATCGAAAAAAACAAACAGTTCCACACACCGGTGGCTCCAAACCTGATTCTAGAAGGACTGAAATG ATGGCTGAGACAGGGAGAAATCCTGGACGAGCACAATTTTATCTTGCTACACATACGAAAAATGATGGATCATATGTAAATGATGAG ATCATACTGATCACCTTAACACTTTACTGGTTGCGTCTGCCATATGATAAGCATGAGAACATATGGCATGCCCAGCCTATGGCATGCGCA GAAACAATTGAGCTAGCAGtgagtgaaagtacagtggatgAGTCTGGAATTTCTCCAAATGATGTTGTTGGTAAGGTGCTAGGCAAAGAGCATTCTGAAAGGGTGAGATGTTTGGAATTAGGAGCTACTTCAAGCAATACTTTCAGAGAGACAAATCTTCGTCTTGGTAATATTAGAATT CCAAGTGATGCAGCTAGTAGACTCGTTTCACCGACGGATGCAAGAAGATCTTCTGGCGCTAGTAATCCTAGTGACAGCCATTGA